The stretch of DNA attaaaatcaatgtatactgaaaaacagatctacaaaaagtttttctaagatcgaaaaaatcgaaaatcggatgaatcgattttctcgattttttcaagtcaaaaagatcgatctaaaaaatcggaaatcggaatggaaaagatcggtCTTCGGGAAATCAtttcgagatcgcccaatcctagcgcagtgttgtgttcagaacaactgacaaatttgtgaattttgttgatataaacccgttcttctgtatgttttttttcgcaaaattgagttcGGAGACAAAGTGGATTacaattttgttttcgaattcctcccaaactgtacgctatttactaatactaacgcgaggacctttatggcattcctgataactgtctaagttcgttgggttgatttcacggtgggtaaacaataaaccgtcaattaatggtgtaacttctttttttgcctcagaaatcaagttttcgtttcactttatatggacgtcaAAATAAGactgtgtacgcgggtaacaagattcatttcaagGGGAAGAGGAATGTtggatgaagaggcagatttgtattcattagtcacgtcaattagaataaccattgacTAGAACAGTCAAtaagtcatcctcgctctcaacgctcgtcaacTCATTTTCTAGTCTATTCAAattatgttgacggcgaatgccgaagtggTCCTAGtcaaagcgaagctactgagaggagagtggatgttaatttttcatcttcgaagattccGGGCCCTGGTAGTTACTTTCTAAACTATTTTATTTAGCTtgtcctgtaatctgtttgtatgtttgtatgtttgtaacgtgtttgtctgtagcgttgACCTAcactaatagaaatttgaccccctttctgttgaccgattgatctgaaatttggaacacacctttatctctgtagtcataataaaactgcgtatttcatgatcttgaaaattcaagatggcggccgctacaaaatggcggatcacatatttcttcaaatcccgattaatatgggtatcaaataaaagggcttgaatagtagaccacagcagatcatgaaaaatccaaatctaagatggctacaaaatagcaaattattttactaaacggttttatttagcttgaactgtttgtatgtatgtttgtatgtctgtagggttgtccaaaattaatagaaatttgaccaataggaactgaccgaatttatgaaacacctttatctctgctgtcattataaaactgcttatcttgaaaaatctaatttggccgccgctacaaaatagctgattccatatcgtctcaaaaaaaggatgattgagatatgtgtatcaaacgaacgaatttgacttggagaacacactatgtattttctgcaatccactcaatatcggtatcaaatgaaattatttgactgatagaatacagtacaatggttttattgtagagaaatattctaatgaaagagataatgtactaaaaactagaaaataaaaaaagtaaaaaaaaaactttttaagttaaacggtttaattgtgatcaaACAAccatgtactaaaagctagaaaataattacgcaagtagcagttagcagttatcacacctctcctccaaataaaatcgtggggcacgttggatttccattatccacaattagcgacttcatcatatgtcccacgattttattttagtcttatcaatgccctagactaatgaaagagaggtgtgataactgctaactgctacttgcctaaatattttctagcttttagtacatttttatgtttaatCATAATTAAACTgattaacttaaaaagttttttttacttattttatgtataaatcaacatcaatccATGCCAGCTCATGTCTCTCAGCTAAACGCCAGATGGTTTGAAAGCACCATGTGAGTATTAGCTCTCCGTCTCTCTTCGTTCGAAATTCTTGTTCTTTCTTGTGACTTCCTTATTGAAATACTTTTTAAGTGACTTCCGTATGAATATTTGATTCCTACTATGACAGATTTCTGATTTTTACTTTGTTATTTTACCTAATTTTTGCTTCATAAAAGCAAGAAtattgacatttttttaaacgACTTTGACCTTTTGCACAAAATATTTTAACTTAAGGACGAGTGCTATTTTTCTTGCGTTACTTATTGTTACacagggggaggggggagtggTCCGAAAACCgaattttagcgttacgtaatttgtgtaccacTCCTAATGATGAGGGTCACATCGACAGTTTGCAATTTGTTGGCAAATTCCGGTTCATATTTAGTTAACTGGTAAGAATTCACCATCGAGGGGGACTATTATTTGTTGAGGGCTACTTTAAAGAAAAGAGTAGTGGAAGTGTGGCTCCTCGATTTGTCCCAGAATATGATAGGGCCAAAAATTTACTGATTTCACACTACAGTAGACTCAGTTAAACTTTTTGTTTTCGCAAACCAGCCGATGTTAGTGCGTGCgttagtaaaaataaaaaaaacgtcaTTCTCTTCAATTTCAGCTATTTTGGTGTCAGTCGTAGTGCCACCATTGTGATTGCGTATCTGATGGACAAATACAAGCTGGGCTACGAGGCCGCTCTGCACCGTGTGAAGTCCAAACGGCGATTCGTGATGCCTAATCCGGGTTTCATCAATCAGCTCAAACTGTTCGGCATTATGAACTACCGAATCGATCCGCTGAATGAGAAGTATAAATTGTTTCGCTTGAAGCTGGCGGCGGACAATGTGCGGAAAGGTAAGTAAACGGAAAGCTAtcggggaagaataattttgcaTGGTTTCGTTTCAATACGCTAGCTTCTGTCATTCTGTACGACGGTAACGAAAGTTTCCGGTAACGGAACGTTGCTTTGTAGCCCTCTATTTAATTTCCGCAATGCGGTGAGTTGGACAAAAAGTGATTGGCAGGGTATGGGTAACGCATTTCCTTTGTTTGACATCAATCAATCGTGACGAGTGTTGAAAGAGTTTTCACTTTTTCCAGCGAAACGCCTTCCGGTAAACTGCATGGATGTTGTGAAGCCTGATCCGGCCGTTACGCAAGAAACACCCGAACCAATTGTTTATCGCTGCCGTAAGTGTCGCCGAGTAGTGGCTACTAAGAGTAATCTCCTAACGCACAAGCCTAAACCGCCGGGCCAATCTCCCGCCAAGTACGAATCGTTCGGTGATCTGGCATGTGGGGGCATCGACAGCGCGGACGAACGGGATGAGATCGAGGCTTTAGATGAGAAAAAATTCCCTACAGATGCGCCCGCCGACAGTGAAGCAACGGTGGGCCCCACGAGAGACGTGGAGTCGAGCACGAATGTGGCCTCCGGCAAGGAATCTTTGTCCTACATTACCGAACAGATGAGACGGAATTCGATCGGGAGTGACCACAGCAATCGTTCGTCCGAAAAAGATGGGGTGTGTAGTAAAATATACTTCACGGAGCCACTCGCATGGATGACGGACATTTTCCACAATACGCAGGGTCGGTTGTACTGTCCCAAGTGTACCGTGAAATTGGGGAGCTTCAATTGGGTGATGGGTAAGCTAACAACCATATGTACTGTGCGTTAAATAAGCGTTCTGACTTTGTTCTCCATTTTATTCTTTAGCCACGAAATGTCCGTGTGGAGCGGagatttatccagcattttaccTTGTGCCATCAAAAACCGAATATTCAACCGCCGTACAGAATGTGCAAGTTA from Toxorhynchites rutilus septentrionalis strain SRP chromosome 3, ASM2978413v1, whole genome shotgun sequence encodes:
- the LOC129775619 gene encoding dual specificity protein phosphatase MPK-4; translation: MTEGEIVVKKVLGHVPKGSVPREKPMDSNVVYRLTRDDISGGPVNLDEIEPGLWLGNVTAAADLPTLEKLAIRSVLTIDSCPLPTHITENPSLRTKYIQASDVPREDLIRHFEDTNKFIRESLAEERNVLVHCYFGVSRSATIVIAYLMDKYKLGYEAALHRVKSKRRFVMPNPGFINQLKLFGIMNYRIDPLNEKYKLFRLKLAADNVRKAKRLPVNCMDVVKPDPAVTQETPEPIVYRCRKCRRVVATKSNLLTHKPKPPGQSPAKYESFGDLACGGIDSADERDEIEALDEKKFPTDAPADSEATVGPTRDVESSTNVASGKESLSYITEQMRRNSIGSDHSNRSSEKDGVCSKIYFTEPLAWMTDIFHNTQGRLYCPKCTVKLGSFNWVMATKCPCGAEIYPAFYLVPSKTEYSTAVQNVQVTV